In Promicromonospora sp. Populi, one genomic interval encodes:
- the topA gene encoding type I DNA topoisomerase, protein MSQARKLVIVESPTKARKIQSYLGDDYEVEASVGHIRDLPQPKDLPAEMKKGPYGKFSVDVDNGFDPYYVVHSDKKKKVSELKKALKEADELFLATDEDREGEAIAWHLIQELKPKVPVKRMVFHEITRDAILRALENTRELDQDLVDAQETRRILDRLYGYEVSPVLWRKVRQGLSAGRVQSVATRLVVERERERMAFVSADYWDVAGTFAVAPDGGAAASGQPSFRARLTQLAGDKVASGRDFDDRGRLKVRTGVRQLDEATANAVVSGLAAADFAVRSLETKPYTRRPAAPFTTSTMQQEAGRKLRMSSRQAMRTAQGLYENGYITYMRTDSPSLSKEATDAARRQAAELYGPEYVPGAPRLYQSKSKGAQEAHEAIRPAGDSFRTPAQVASELSGDQFRLYELIWKRTVASQMADAKGSTASVRLGAVVVGGAQDGNEAVFSASGTVISFRGFLAAYEESADADAEQSEGAAAKEARLPTMSEGDALVGTDLAADGHSTAPPARYTEASLVKALEERGIGRPSTYAATISTIQDRGYVITRGQALVPTWLAFAVIRLLEEHFDRLVDYDFTATMEADLDQIAAGSRDRVAWLREFYFGEAPGNIGTSDPLGVDSDGGGLRALVANLGEIDAAAINSVDIGEGIRVRVGRYGPYIEDLAAEVEEGKTPPRASVPDDVAPDELTVAKARELLAAGADDGRVLGQHPESGNPIVAKNGRYGPYVTEQMPEPELDPDLSAAAKKRALAALPKPRTASLLKTQALDSVTLEDALQLMSLPRVVGVDPESGEEITAQNGRYGPYLKKGTDSRTLPSEEAMFTVTLDEAVEIYKQPKRGRGRTATPPLRELGDDPNSGKPIQVKDGRFGAYVTDGETNRTLPRDVTPESITAERAIELLAEKRAQGPAKKRTTRTTTAKKPAAKKAPAKKAPAKKASTAK, encoded by the coding sequence ATGTCCCAGGCACGCAAGCTCGTGATCGTCGAGTCGCCCACCAAGGCTCGCAAGATCCAGAGCTATCTCGGCGACGACTACGAGGTCGAAGCCAGTGTCGGGCATATTCGCGACCTCCCGCAGCCCAAGGACCTGCCCGCGGAGATGAAGAAGGGTCCGTACGGCAAGTTCTCCGTGGACGTCGACAACGGGTTCGACCCGTACTACGTCGTGCACTCGGACAAGAAGAAGAAGGTCAGCGAGCTCAAGAAAGCGCTCAAGGAAGCCGACGAGCTCTTCCTCGCCACCGATGAGGACCGCGAGGGCGAGGCCATCGCCTGGCACCTGATCCAGGAGCTCAAGCCCAAGGTCCCGGTCAAGCGCATGGTGTTCCACGAGATCACCCGGGACGCGATCCTCCGGGCGCTGGAGAACACGCGGGAGCTCGACCAGGACCTCGTGGACGCCCAGGAGACGCGACGCATCCTCGACCGCCTGTACGGCTACGAGGTCTCGCCGGTGCTGTGGCGCAAGGTGCGGCAGGGCCTGTCCGCCGGCCGGGTGCAGTCCGTGGCGACCCGGCTCGTGGTCGAGCGCGAGCGCGAGCGCATGGCGTTCGTCTCGGCGGACTACTGGGACGTGGCGGGCACCTTCGCAGTGGCGCCCGACGGCGGCGCGGCCGCCTCCGGCCAGCCCTCCTTCCGCGCCCGGCTCACCCAGCTCGCTGGCGACAAGGTCGCCTCGGGCCGCGACTTCGACGACCGGGGGCGGCTCAAGGTCCGCACCGGCGTGCGGCAGCTCGACGAGGCGACCGCGAACGCCGTCGTCTCCGGGCTGGCGGCTGCCGACTTCGCCGTCCGCAGCCTGGAGACCAAGCCCTACACGCGGCGCCCCGCCGCGCCGTTCACCACCTCCACGATGCAGCAGGAGGCGGGCCGCAAGCTGCGGATGTCGTCGCGCCAGGCGATGCGCACCGCGCAGGGCCTGTACGAGAACGGCTACATCACCTATATGCGTACCGACAGCCCTTCCCTCTCAAAGGAGGCGACGGACGCCGCGCGCCGGCAGGCCGCCGAGCTGTACGGGCCCGAGTACGTGCCGGGCGCTCCCCGCCTGTACCAGTCCAAGTCGAAGGGCGCCCAGGAGGCGCACGAGGCGATCCGCCCCGCGGGTGACTCCTTCCGTACCCCGGCGCAGGTCGCCAGTGAGCTGAGCGGCGACCAGTTCCGTCTGTACGAGCTGATCTGGAAGCGCACGGTGGCCTCCCAGATGGCCGACGCGAAGGGCTCGACGGCTTCGGTCCGGCTCGGGGCCGTCGTCGTGGGCGGTGCGCAGGACGGCAACGAGGCGGTGTTCTCGGCGTCGGGCACGGTGATCTCGTTCCGTGGCTTCCTCGCGGCCTACGAGGAGAGCGCGGACGCCGACGCCGAGCAGAGCGAGGGCGCGGCGGCCAAGGAGGCGCGCCTGCCGACGATGTCGGAGGGCGACGCGCTGGTCGGCACCGACCTCGCCGCGGACGGCCACTCGACGGCGCCGCCTGCCCGCTACACGGAGGCGTCCCTCGTCAAGGCGCTGGAGGAGCGCGGCATCGGCCGCCCGTCCACCTACGCCGCGACGATCTCGACCATCCAGGACCGCGGCTATGTCATCACGCGTGGCCAGGCACTGGTTCCGACGTGGCTCGCGTTCGCGGTGATCCGCCTCCTGGAGGAGCACTTCGACCGGCTCGTCGACTACGACTTCACGGCCACGATGGAGGCCGACCTCGACCAGATCGCCGCGGGGTCGCGGGACCGGGTCGCCTGGCTGCGCGAGTTCTACTTCGGCGAGGCCCCGGGCAACATCGGCACGTCCGACCCGCTCGGCGTCGACAGCGACGGCGGCGGTCTCCGCGCGCTCGTGGCGAACCTCGGCGAGATCGACGCCGCGGCGATCAACTCCGTGGACATCGGCGAGGGCATCCGGGTGCGCGTGGGCCGCTACGGCCCGTACATCGAGGACCTCGCGGCCGAGGTCGAGGAGGGCAAGACTCCGCCTCGCGCCTCCGTGCCGGACGATGTCGCGCCCGACGAGCTGACCGTCGCCAAGGCCCGCGAGCTGCTCGCGGCCGGGGCCGACGACGGCCGTGTGCTCGGCCAGCACCCGGAGTCGGGGAACCCGATCGTGGCGAAGAACGGCCGCTACGGCCCGTACGTGACGGAGCAGATGCCCGAGCCGGAGCTCGACCCTGACCTGTCCGCCGCCGCGAAGAAGCGGGCGCTGGCCGCCCTGCCCAAGCCGCGGACGGCGTCGCTGCTCAAGACGCAGGCCCTCGACTCGGTGACGCTCGAGGACGCCCTGCAGCTCATGTCGCTGCCGCGCGTCGTGGGTGTGGACCCGGAGTCCGGGGAGGAGATCACCGCGCAGAACGGTCGCTACGGCCCGTACCTGAAGAAGGGCACGGACTCGCGCACCCTGCCGTCCGAGGAGGCCATGTTCACGGTCACCCTGGACGAGGCCGTGGAGATCTACAAGCAGCCCAAGCGGGGCCGCGGACGTACCGCGACGCCGCCGCTGCGCGAGCTCGGGGACGACCCGAACAGCGGTAAGCCGATCCAGGTCAAGGACGGCCGGTTCGGCGCGTACGTGACCGACGGCGAGACCAACCGCACCCTGCCGCGCGACGTCACGCCGGAGTCGATCACCGCGGAGCGAGCGATTGAGCTGCTCGCGGAGAAGCGCGCCCAGGGCCCGGCGAAGAAGCGCACCACCCGGACGACGACGGCCAAGAAGCCGGCGGCGAAGAAGGCCCCGGCCAAGAAGGCTCCGGCGAAGAAGGCATCGACCGCCAAGTAG
- a CDS encoding DNA polymerase III subunit delta' → MTVWDDVVGQESAVAALQNAVANPAAMTHAWLVTGPPGSGRSVAARAFAAALQCPQGGCGVCQACTTTMAGTHPDVTLLATEKVVIAIDEVRDLIMTASRSPSGGRWRVIVIEDADRMAERTTNVLLKTIEEPPPHTVWVLCAPSAQDVLPTIRSRCRAVVLRVPPPQAVADLLVRRDGADPAVALSAARAAQSHVGLAKRLARDAGARERRTAVLSIARRIRGVGDAVLAAGELVDVAKAEAVSATQERDAAEKAELLRGLGVADGETLPPRLRSQLKQLEDDQKRRATRHQRDVLDRAMVDLLSLYRDVLVVQLGAEVDLVNAELAETVRSLAADSTPEQTVRRMDSIGVARTRLDGNVAPLLALEAMAIALRPQG, encoded by the coding sequence ATGACGGTGTGGGACGACGTCGTCGGGCAGGAGTCCGCCGTCGCCGCACTCCAGAATGCCGTGGCCAACCCGGCAGCGATGACGCATGCGTGGCTCGTGACGGGACCGCCCGGATCGGGCCGGTCGGTGGCCGCGCGGGCCTTCGCGGCCGCGCTCCAGTGCCCGCAGGGCGGCTGCGGTGTGTGCCAGGCGTGCACCACAACCATGGCGGGCACCCACCCGGACGTGACGCTGCTGGCCACCGAGAAGGTGGTCATCGCCATCGACGAGGTGCGCGACCTGATCATGACGGCGTCGCGGTCGCCGTCGGGCGGCCGGTGGCGCGTCATCGTGATCGAGGACGCCGATCGCATGGCGGAGCGCACCACCAACGTGCTGCTGAAGACCATCGAGGAGCCGCCGCCGCACACCGTGTGGGTGCTGTGCGCGCCGTCGGCCCAGGACGTGCTGCCGACCATCCGGTCCCGTTGTCGCGCCGTGGTGCTGCGGGTCCCGCCACCGCAGGCCGTCGCCGACCTGCTGGTCCGCCGCGACGGGGCCGACCCGGCCGTGGCGCTGAGCGCGGCCCGCGCGGCCCAGAGCCACGTCGGCCTGGCGAAGCGGCTGGCGCGCGACGCCGGGGCGCGCGAGCGGCGCACCGCCGTGCTGAGCATCGCCCGGCGTATCCGCGGGGTGGGCGACGCGGTGCTGGCCGCGGGCGAGCTCGTTGACGTCGCGAAGGCGGAGGCGGTCTCGGCCACGCAGGAACGGGACGCGGCCGAGAAGGCCGAGCTGCTGCGGGGCCTGGGGGTGGCCGACGGCGAGACGCTGCCGCCGCGGCTGCGTTCGCAGCTCAAGCAGCTGGAAGACGACCAGAAGCGACGTGCCACCCGGCATCAGCGCGACGTGCTCGACCGCGCGATGGTCGACCTGCTCTCCCTGTACCGGGACGTGCTCGTGGTGCAGCTGGGGGCGGAGGTCGACCTGGTGAACGCGGAGCTCGCCGAGACGGTGCGCTCGCTCGCCGCCGACTCCACCCCGGAGCAGACGGTGCGCCGGATGGACTCGATCGGGGTGGCCCGGACAAGGCTGGACGGCAACGTCGCGCCCCTGCTCGCGTTGGAGGCGATGGCGATAGCACTGCGCCCGCAAGGGTGA
- a CDS encoding phosphatase PAP2 family protein — MTDRTLPPPEVPQPARGHVVGTAKGYPPPTSVGTPMPGRTAGLRPRVGPRLAAAAAAVLALWGVWATWDTFVASESGQRVDQLALEGAATGQGALMELAGPVLGVVSTSFVGLGLAVAVVLALARGRWWLAAQVAILVAGSNLSTQVIKVILDRPPLLDSARADINTLPSGHTTVAASVAAGLLIAVPRRWRPLVAVAGAAYTAATGVSTLIGQWHRPSDVAAAILVVLAWSAGVCALSSPSSLDEPRRGGEPGSSTAVGLLLVGAVGTGVLAVGALGSVGGYDWGLPGGDLTAYMGGMLGVVAVTLASFALLLMVRQSTARPQGS, encoded by the coding sequence ATGACCGACCGTACCCTCCCGCCACCAGAAGTCCCGCAGCCCGCGCGAGGCCACGTCGTCGGCACGGCCAAGGGTTACCCGCCGCCGACCAGCGTCGGGACCCCGATGCCGGGGCGGACTGCGGGCCTCAGACCCCGCGTGGGGCCGCGCCTGGCGGCAGCGGCCGCCGCCGTGCTCGCGCTCTGGGGCGTGTGGGCCACGTGGGACACGTTCGTCGCCTCGGAGAGCGGCCAGCGCGTCGACCAGCTCGCACTCGAGGGCGCCGCGACCGGGCAGGGTGCGCTCATGGAGCTCGCCGGGCCCGTGCTCGGCGTGGTGTCGACCTCGTTCGTCGGGCTGGGCCTGGCGGTCGCCGTGGTCCTGGCGCTGGCGCGCGGGCGCTGGTGGCTCGCGGCGCAGGTGGCGATCCTGGTGGCCGGCTCGAACCTCAGCACGCAGGTGATCAAGGTGATCCTCGATCGGCCGCCCCTGCTCGACTCCGCGCGCGCCGACATCAACACCCTCCCCAGCGGGCACACCACTGTCGCCGCGTCCGTCGCCGCGGGCCTGCTCATCGCGGTGCCCCGGCGCTGGCGGCCGCTGGTCGCGGTGGCGGGCGCCGCCTACACGGCGGCCACCGGCGTCTCCACCCTGATCGGGCAGTGGCACCGGCCCTCCGACGTCGCCGCCGCCATCCTCGTGGTGCTCGCCTGGAGTGCGGGAGTCTGCGCGCTGAGCTCGCCCTCGTCCCTGGACGAGCCGCGGCGCGGCGGGGAGCCGGGGTCGTCCACCGCAGTGGGCCTGCTGCTGGTCGGCGCCGTCGGCACCGGGGTTCTCGCCGTCGGCGCGCTCGGTAGCGTGGGCGGCTACGACTGGGGGCTGCCCGGCGGTGACCTCACCGCGTACATGGGCGGGATGCTCGGGGTCGTGGCCGTGACGCTGGCTTCGTTCGCGCTGCTGCTCATGGTCCGCCAGTCGACGGCGCGCCCCCAGGGCTCGTAG
- a CDS encoding ATP-binding protein yields MSTTRKPAALSGRAHEWRVLNRFVGLPDDGARLGLVYGRRRQGKTFMLDLLSSSTGGFMFTAAQQSSAQNLRMLGAAYARFLGIGDPVSFASWEAAFDALLRLGERRDEPTVVVLDEFPFLMETEPSLPSLLQIGIGPTSSAFRSGKTRLVLCGSALTTMRRLLVGTAPLRGRAVLELVVPPFSFREAAAFWSNTDDPDLAFRVNALLGGTPAYKDMSGGVPTSSDFDEWVADGLLDPASALFREGNVLLYEQPGLTDLGLYFSVLGAVANGAAKRSEIAGILGRPDTALGHPLAVLTELQLLARTEDALRARRPVFRISEPVIRFHHLVIQPREATLAAHGGARVWSDVADTVASKIYGPHLEDLAREWTLTHAVAESLGGIANKVDSAVVACREHRAGHEIDVVAIEDLPGEKARVLAIGEVKATEKLVGDGELTRLAHLRDLLPSEKRADQVRLLLFSRTGFTKELDATARTRDDVELIDLARLYTGD; encoded by the coding sequence GTGAGCACCACCCGCAAGCCCGCCGCCCTGAGTGGCCGCGCGCACGAATGGCGAGTCCTGAACCGCTTCGTAGGCCTGCCCGACGACGGCGCCCGGCTCGGCCTGGTCTACGGGCGCCGTCGCCAGGGCAAGACCTTCATGCTCGACCTGCTGAGCAGCTCTACCGGTGGCTTCATGTTCACCGCGGCGCAGCAGTCGAGCGCACAGAACCTGCGGATGCTTGGGGCCGCGTACGCGCGATTCCTCGGGATCGGCGATCCCGTCAGCTTTGCGTCCTGGGAGGCAGCCTTCGATGCGCTCCTTCGCCTCGGGGAGCGCCGTGACGAGCCCACCGTGGTGGTGCTCGACGAGTTCCCGTTCCTCATGGAGACCGAGCCGTCGCTGCCGTCGCTGCTGCAGATCGGCATAGGCCCGACTTCGAGCGCCTTCCGCTCAGGCAAGACACGCCTTGTCCTGTGCGGCAGCGCGCTCACCACCATGCGACGGCTCCTCGTCGGGACTGCCCCACTGCGTGGTAGGGCAGTACTCGAGCTCGTCGTCCCTCCGTTCTCCTTCCGCGAGGCGGCGGCCTTCTGGAGCAACACCGATGACCCCGACCTCGCGTTCCGCGTCAACGCCCTGCTCGGCGGCACCCCGGCGTACAAGGACATGAGCGGTGGTGTCCCGACGTCATCCGACTTCGACGAATGGGTCGCGGACGGGCTGCTTGACCCGGCGTCGGCCCTCTTCCGCGAGGGCAACGTGCTGCTCTACGAGCAGCCTGGGCTGACCGACCTCGGTCTGTATTTCTCGGTCCTCGGGGCTGTGGCGAACGGTGCGGCCAAGCGCAGCGAGATCGCCGGCATCCTGGGCCGACCGGACACTGCGCTGGGTCATCCGCTCGCCGTGCTGACCGAGCTCCAGCTCCTCGCACGCACTGAGGACGCCCTCCGCGCGCGCCGTCCGGTGTTCCGGATCAGCGAGCCCGTCATCCGGTTCCACCACCTCGTGATCCAGCCACGTGAAGCGACCCTCGCAGCGCACGGCGGGGCTCGTGTGTGGTCGGATGTCGCGGACACCGTGGCGAGCAAGATCTACGGTCCACACCTTGAAGACCTGGCGCGGGAGTGGACCCTGACCCATGCGGTCGCCGAGTCGCTGGGCGGGATCGCGAACAAGGTGGATTCCGCGGTGGTCGCATGTCGTGAGCACCGGGCTGGTCACGAGATCGACGTCGTCGCCATCGAGGACCTTCCCGGCGAGAAGGCCCGGGTGCTCGCGATCGGCGAGGTCAAGGCCACCGAGAAGCTTGTCGGTGACGGCGAGCTCACCCGCTTGGCGCACCTGCGCGACCTGTTGCCATCCGAGAAGCGGGCTGACCAGGTACGGCTGCTCCTCTTCTCGCGCACCGGATTCACCAAGGAGCTCGACGCGACGGCCCGGACGCGCGACGACGTCGAGCTGATCGACCTGGCACGCCTGTACACGGGGGACTGA
- a CDS encoding enoyl-CoA hydratase-related protein, whose product MRILLLVSAFNGLTQRAWCSLREQGHDVGVELAPTFESGAAMTRAVERADPDLILAPFLKHRVPDTIYNRWPTVIVHPGPVGDRGPSSLDHAIRDGRDRWGVTALSAVEELDAGPVWATAVFDMPDQPIAKSALYNSRVADAAMACIGEVVRKVADGERPIPAEACLRIVPVDGELPLLRREDFRIDWSRPATELERLVAAADGAPGAPAGVNGRSICVFDAVASPEHTGAVPGTVVGRNLDAVAIACGVGTLWVGYAAELSGRRGAKLPAAQVIDASNAPFRRIPDALAETTYVRDGAVGYLTIRSYSGAMYTEQCRRLTSAVEKALTEDTRVLVIKGTEHAFSNGIHLGTVDASPDPAAEAWDNICAIDELCLAIATAEQLTVAAFTANAGAGGVMAGLCADVTLAREGVVLNPYYDMGIYGSELHSWSVPARVGDHRASLLLNRKLPISVAEAARIGLISAVGPREWGEFTTWLSSAAQGYEEPATLGWMLAARAERRATDRPLSYYQTIELAEMARDFFDDRNAFSVHRRAFLRKTAADATPEKLRFSTARV is encoded by the coding sequence ATGAGGATCCTCCTGCTGGTTTCTGCCTTCAACGGTCTCACCCAGCGGGCTTGGTGTTCCCTGCGGGAACAGGGGCACGATGTCGGTGTCGAGCTGGCCCCGACCTTCGAGTCGGGCGCCGCGATGACCAGAGCCGTTGAGCGCGCGGACCCGGACCTGATCCTGGCTCCGTTCCTCAAGCACCGCGTGCCCGACACGATCTACAACCGCTGGCCGACCGTCATCGTGCACCCGGGCCCGGTGGGCGACCGCGGGCCGTCCTCGCTCGACCACGCGATCCGCGACGGCCGCGACCGGTGGGGCGTCACGGCCCTGTCGGCGGTCGAGGAGCTGGACGCCGGCCCGGTGTGGGCAACGGCCGTGTTCGACATGCCCGACCAGCCGATCGCCAAGAGCGCCCTCTACAACAGCCGGGTCGCGGACGCGGCGATGGCCTGCATCGGCGAGGTGGTCCGCAAGGTGGCCGACGGCGAGCGGCCCATCCCGGCCGAGGCCTGCCTGCGCATCGTGCCCGTCGACGGCGAGCTGCCCCTCCTGCGCCGCGAGGACTTCCGCATCGACTGGAGCCGCCCCGCGACCGAGCTGGAACGGCTCGTCGCGGCGGCCGACGGCGCCCCCGGCGCTCCCGCTGGGGTGAACGGTCGATCCATCTGCGTGTTCGACGCCGTGGCGTCGCCGGAGCACACCGGCGCGGTGCCTGGCACCGTGGTGGGCCGCAACCTCGACGCCGTGGCGATCGCCTGCGGCGTCGGCACGCTCTGGGTCGGCTATGCCGCCGAGCTGAGCGGCCGCCGCGGCGCCAAGCTGCCGGCCGCCCAGGTGATCGACGCGAGCAACGCCCCGTTCCGCCGCATCCCGGACGCTCTGGCGGAGACGACCTACGTGCGGGACGGCGCCGTCGGGTACCTGACGATCCGCTCGTACAGCGGTGCGATGTACACCGAACAGTGCCGCCGCCTGACCAGCGCCGTCGAGAAGGCCCTCACGGAGGACACGCGGGTGCTCGTCATCAAGGGCACCGAGCACGCGTTCTCCAACGGCATCCACCTGGGCACTGTCGACGCGTCGCCTGACCCGGCTGCCGAGGCCTGGGACAACATCTGCGCCATCGACGAGCTCTGCCTCGCCATCGCGACCGCGGAGCAGCTCACGGTGGCCGCGTTCACGGCGAACGCGGGCGCGGGCGGTGTCATGGCCGGGCTCTGCGCGGACGTGACGCTCGCACGTGAGGGCGTCGTCCTGAACCCCTACTACGACATGGGGATCTACGGCTCCGAGCTGCACTCGTGGAGCGTGCCGGCACGGGTGGGGGACCACCGCGCGTCGCTGCTCCTGAACCGCAAGCTGCCGATCTCGGTGGCGGAGGCGGCCCGCATCGGGCTGATCAGCGCCGTCGGGCCGCGGGAGTGGGGCGAGTTCACCACCTGGCTGTCCTCGGCCGCTCAGGGTTACGAGGAGCCCGCCACGCTCGGCTGGATGCTCGCCGCGCGAGCGGAGCGCCGGGCGACGGACCGCCCGCTGTCGTACTACCAGACCATCGAGCTGGCCGAGATGGCGCGCGACTTCTTCGACGACCGCAACGCCTTCTCGGTGCACCGCCGGGCCTTCCTGCGCAAGACCGCCGCGGACGCGACGCCGGAGAAGCTGCGCTTCTCGACGGCCCGCGTCTGA
- the tmk gene encoding dTMP kinase: MNAPGYFISFEGGEGVGKSTQLRLLGGWLADLTGREVVLTLEPGGTALGKELRAAVMHGQDMGPRAEALIYAADRAHHVETVVRPALERGAVVITDRYLDSSIAYQAGGRDLSDAEVEHLSLWATKGLRTDVTILLDLDPEAAAARRAAAEGKGELDRLERAGLEFHTRVRDTFLQRAAADPERWVLLDASAPVDDIQGQIRVDVAARLGLTPVVVEAGELAEAGGFAETGGYVEAGGRAAVGEDPS, encoded by the coding sequence GTGAACGCACCGGGCTACTTCATCTCTTTCGAGGGCGGCGAGGGGGTCGGCAAGTCGACGCAGCTCCGCCTCCTCGGCGGCTGGCTGGCCGACCTGACCGGCCGTGAGGTCGTGCTCACGCTCGAGCCCGGGGGCACCGCGCTGGGCAAGGAGCTGCGGGCGGCGGTCATGCACGGCCAGGACATGGGCCCGCGGGCCGAGGCGCTGATCTATGCGGCGGACCGCGCCCACCATGTGGAGACCGTGGTGCGGCCCGCGCTGGAGCGCGGCGCGGTGGTGATCACCGACCGCTATCTCGACTCGTCGATCGCCTACCAGGCGGGTGGCAGGGACCTGTCCGACGCCGAGGTGGAGCACCTCTCGCTGTGGGCCACCAAGGGCCTGCGGACGGACGTGACGATCCTGCTGGACCTCGATCCGGAAGCCGCCGCGGCCCGCCGTGCAGCGGCCGAGGGCAAGGGTGAGCTGGACCGCCTGGAACGCGCGGGCCTGGAGTTCCACACCCGGGTCCGGGACACGTTCCTCCAGCGCGCCGCGGCGGACCCGGAGCGCTGGGTGCTCCTCGACGCCTCCGCTCCGGTCGACGACATCCAGGGGCAGATCCGGGTGGACGTCGCGGCCCGGCTCGGCCTCACGCCGGTCGTCGTCGAGGCCGGGGAGCTCGCCGAGGCGGGCGGCTTCGCCGAGACCGGCGGTTATGTCGAGGCGGGCGGGCGCGCCGCCGTCGGCGAGGACCCCTCATGA
- a CDS encoding S1 family peptidase: MRRTSFRAITVATAAATLLAGSITAATASAAAGSDKPEVSTYAPGLVAAMERDLGLTTSQAVARLKTDEVLSDKQHTIAKTLDSAYAGAWVEGSKLFVAVTDQAGAADVRAAGATAVTVDQSLSQLDRLATKAYRAAPTAKIAATYVDVESNAVVMEVAEGAKAAVTAAVQRAGVPAGSVSVVEVAELPRTFINVIGGNAYYIGGSRCSVGFSATSGFVTAGHCGTVGATTTSPTGTFRTSSFPGNDYAYVNTGTDDVPVGAVNNYAGGTVGVAGSTAAAVGATVCRSGSTTGWHCGTIQALNASVTYPQGTVSGLIRTNVCAEPGDSGGSLLAGSQAQGMTSGGSGNCSSGGTTYFQPVGEALSAAGVALITGGGGTPTGCATEETAFSGSLTSGASAYEPTSTGFTASAGTITGCLDGPSGVDFDLYLQRLSGSTWSNVAQGITSAPDETVSYSGTAGTYRWRVLAYSGSGSYTGGYSTP, from the coding sequence ATGAGACGCACATCCTTCAGAGCGATCACCGTGGCTACAGCCGCGGCGACGCTTCTCGCCGGCAGCATCACCGCTGCAACCGCAAGCGCAGCCGCCGGATCCGACAAGCCAGAGGTGTCCACGTACGCCCCCGGTTTGGTCGCCGCCATGGAGCGCGACCTTGGCCTGACCACCTCACAGGCCGTGGCTCGCCTCAAGACAGATGAGGTCCTGTCCGACAAGCAGCACACGATCGCCAAGACCCTCGACTCGGCATACGCCGGCGCGTGGGTCGAGGGCAGCAAGCTGTTCGTAGCCGTCACCGACCAGGCCGGAGCCGCGGACGTCCGCGCTGCCGGAGCGACTGCCGTCACCGTCGACCAGTCGCTCAGCCAGCTCGACCGGCTCGCTACGAAGGCCTACCGGGCCGCACCGACCGCCAAGATCGCCGCCACCTACGTGGACGTCGAGTCGAACGCGGTAGTCATGGAGGTTGCGGAGGGCGCCAAGGCTGCCGTCACCGCCGCCGTCCAGCGAGCAGGGGTCCCAGCAGGCTCCGTCTCCGTCGTCGAGGTGGCAGAGCTGCCCCGCACCTTCATCAACGTGATCGGCGGCAACGCGTACTACATCGGCGGGTCCCGCTGCTCGGTCGGGTTCTCGGCCACCAGCGGCTTCGTCACCGCAGGCCACTGCGGCACCGTCGGCGCCACCACCACCTCGCCGACCGGCACCTTCCGCACGTCGTCCTTCCCGGGCAACGACTACGCCTACGTCAACACGGGCACCGACGACGTCCCCGTGGGCGCCGTCAACAACTACGCCGGCGGCACCGTCGGTGTCGCGGGCTCGACCGCTGCCGCCGTCGGCGCCACGGTCTGCCGTTCCGGTTCCACGACCGGCTGGCACTGCGGCACCATCCAGGCGCTGAACGCCTCGGTCACCTACCCCCAGGGCACGGTCTCCGGGCTGATCCGCACCAACGTCTGCGCCGAGCCTGGTGACTCGGGCGGCTCGCTGCTCGCGGGTTCCCAGGCCCAGGGCATGACCTCGGGCGGTTCGGGCAACTGCTCGTCCGGCGGCACCACCTACTTCCAGCCGGTGGGCGAGGCGCTCAGCGCCGCGGGCGTCGCGCTGATCACCGGTGGTGGCGGCACTCCGACGGGTTGCGCGACCGAGGAGACGGCGTTCAGCGGTTCGCTGACCTCCGGCGCCTCGGCGTACGAGCCGACCAGCACCGGGTTCACGGCGTCTGCCGGCACCATCACGGGCTGCCTCGACGGGCCGAGCGGGGTCGACTTCGACCTCTACCTCCAGAGGCTGAGCGGCAGCACCTGGTCCAACGTGGCCCAGGGCATCACCTCGGCCCCTGACGAGACCGTGAGCTACTCGGGCACGGCCGGGACCTACCGCTGGCGCGTGCTCGCGTACTCCGGTTCGGGCTCCTACACGGGCGGGTACTCGACGCCCTGA